From the genome of Sphingopyxis sp. DBS4:
CGCGCTGGCGCTCACCGCCACCAGCTATCTGCTCCTCACTCTCTACGACTGTTTCGCCCTCAGCGTGCTCGGCAAGCGGCTGCCGTGGCGCACCGCCGCGCTCGCTTCCTTCACCAGCTATGCGCTCAGCCACAATCTGGGGCTCGCGCTGCTCACCGGCGGCTCGGCGCGCTACCGCGTCTATCGCGCCGCAGGACTCGGCGGCGGCGAGATCGGCAGCGTCATCGCGCTCGCAAGCCTCGCCTTCTGGAGCGGGGTAATCCTGCTCGCAGGGCTTGCCGCCGCGGCGAGCACGCACATATCGCCGATCCTGCATTGGGGCCTGTCACTGTCTTCGCTTCACGTCGCGGGGATGGTCATTGTCGCGCTCTGCTGCATCCCGCCGCTGCTGCGCGCGTTCGGCGTCGAAGCGATCGAGGTCGGCGGCTGGCGCACGCCGATTCCCGGCCCGGCGATGAGCGCGGCGATGACGCTCGTCGCCGCGCTCGATCTCGCCGCGGCGAGCGCCGCGCTCTACATCCTCCTCCCCGCCCCCGATCCCTCGGCGTGGCCGCTCTTCTTCCTCGGCTATGCGCTCGCGATCGTCGCGGCGCTCGTCAGCCACGTCCCCGGCGGGCTCGGGGTGTTCGAGGCGGTGGTGATCGCCACCGTCCCCGGCGACAAGGCTGAATTGCTCGCGGCGCTGCTCGCCTATCGCGTTCTCTATTATCTTCTCCCGCTGCTGCTCGCCGCGCTGCTCCTCGCGTGGCACGAAAGCCGCGCGTGGCACGCGCCGGCAAGGGAACTCGCCGCCGCCGGTCAGTCGCTGCTGCGCGAACTGGCGCCGCCGCTGCTCGCCGCGCTCGTCTTCGCCGGCGGGCTGATCCTGCTCCTGTCGGGGTCGACCCCCGGCGATGCGGCGCGGATGCACGCCCTCAAGCATCTCGTGCCCCTGCCCTTCGTCGAGGCTTCGCATTTCGCCGCCAGCCTGTCGGGCACCCTGCTCCTCTTTCTCGCGCCGGGGCTGCTCCGCCGGCTCGACGGCGCTTTTGTGGCGACACGCGTGCTGCTGGTCGCAGCGATTCTTTTTTCGCTCGCCAAAGGGTTCGATTACGAGGAGGCGCTGATCCTCTCCGGCATCGCGACGGCGCTGCAATGGAGCCGTCCGGCCTTCTATCGCCAGACGTCGCTGATCGACGCGCCGCTCTCTACCGGCTGGATCGCGGCAGCACTGACCGCGATCCTCGCATCGGTCTTCGCGGGCTTTTTCGCCTATAAGCATGTCGCCTACGACAGCAGCCTGTGGTGGCAGTTCAGCCTGCGGGGCGACGCGCCGCGCTTCCTGCGCGCGCTGTTCGGCATCGCGGTGCTGCTGGCGGGGCTGGCGCTCTGGCGGCTGTTCGCGCCGTCGCCGCGCGCGGCGCGAACAGCCGCGGTCGGCTTCGACCAGCTTGCGCCCGCGCTCGCGCTCGCCGACCACACCGACGCCTTCCTTGCCTTCACCGGCGACAAGCGCTTCCTGCTCGCCGACGAAAGCGACGCCTTCCTGATGTACCGGGTGGAAGGCGCGAACTGGATCGTGATGGGCGATCCGGTCGGCAACGAGGCGCGCTGGTCCGACCTGCTGTGGAAATTGCGCGAACGCGCCGACGCCGCGCAGGGGCGTCTGCTTCTCTACCAGATCGGCGCGCGCACGCTGCCACACGCGATCGACCTTGGCCTCGCTATCGTCAAATATGGCGAGGAAGCGCGCGTCGAACTCGCCGATTTCACCCTCGCCGGCCCGCACGCCAAGACGCTGCGCCACGCCGAGCGCCGCGCGGTCCAGGACGGCGCCAGCTTCGCAGTCCTTTCCCCTGCCGAGGTGCCGGATCATGTCGCCGAACTCAAAGCCGTGTCCGACGACTGGCTGCGTGCGAAAGGACAGCGCGAAAAGGCGTTCAGCCTTGGCAGCTTCGACCCCGCCTATATGGCGCATTTCCCCTGCGCGGTGGTGCGGATCGGGGGGCGGGTTGTCGCCTTTGCCAACATTCTCGCCACAGCCAATCGCGAGGAGATGTCGGTCGACCTGATGCGCCACGTCGCGAACCTGCCTTATGGCGTGATGGATTATCTGTTCATCCGGCTGATGGAATATGCGCGCGCAGAGGGCTATCGCCGCTTCACGCTCGGCATCGCGCCGCTCGCGGGGATCGATGGACGCAAACTCGCCCCGGCGTGGGCGCGCGGCGCGGCCTTTCTGTTCCGGCACGGCGAGATGCTCTACGGCTTCGGGGGCCTCAGAAGCTACAAGGCGAAATTCGCGACCCGCTGGGAACCGCGCTATGTAGCCGGCCCGCGCGGCATGGCCTTCGCGCGGAGCATGGCAGCGGTCCACCGCATCGTCAGCCGCCCGCCAGCGGGAAAGAAAGCCGCCCCGTCGTCGCTGGTGCTGGCCTAGGCGGTGCAGGCTGTGTCCCCGCACCCCCCGACGCCACGACCGATGCCGCCCGCCGGCGCCCTGCTGCTGACGCTCGCGGCGGTGATCGCCCTCGCCATTCATCTGGTCGCCCCGCCGCACCGGCAGCGAAGCGACCAGCTTCCCGGCCTGACTTATGAGGCCAAGCGCAGGGCCCCGCGCGCGCCGCTCGCGCTGGTCGTCACCAGCGTCCAGGACAATGGTCCGGCGGCGAAAGCCGATATCGCGGCGGGCGATGTGATCGACGGCATCGACGGCCGGCCGATCGCCTCGCTTTCGTCGGTCGGACGCGCCGTACGAAGCGATGCGCGCAACGGCCCGTTGCTTCATATTCGCCATAAGGGCGAGAGCCGCTATAAGCATCTGCCCGGCCGCGCCCCATCCGTTCGCCCCAAGGAACCGCATGTCGCAAAAGATTCTCGTCGTCGAAGATGACCCGACCACCGCGGATTTCATCGTCAAGAGCCTGACCGGCGAAGGCTTTGTCGTCGATCACGCCGCCGACGGGCGCGACGGACTGTTCCACGCAACCGATGGCAGTTACGACGCGATCGTTCTCGACCGGATGCTGCCGGGAATGGACGGGATGGCGGTGCTTGCGGCCTTGCGCGCGGCGAAGGTCGCGACCCCGGTGCTCATCCTTTCCAACCTCGGCGCGGTCGACGCGCGGGTCGAGGGGCTGACCTCGGGCGCCAACGATTATCTGGTCAAGCCCTTCGCTTTCTCCGAACTGCTCGCGCGGCTGAAGCTGCTGATCGCGCGGCCCTCGGGCGGCACGCAGGTCGAGACGATCCTGTCCTGCGAGGATCTGGAGATGAACTTGCTGAGCCGCCGCGTCACGCGCGCGGGGCGCCGCATCGAGCTGCAACCGCGCGAGTTTCGGCTGCTGGAATATCTGCTGCGCCACAAGGAACAGGTCGTCACGCGCACGATGATGCTGGAGGGGGTGTGGGAATATCATTTCGACCCCGGCACCAATGTCGTCGACGTCCATGTCAGCCGCCTGCGCCGCAAGGTCGACGACGGCTTCGCGCGGCCGCTCGTTCACACGATCCGCGGCGCGGGCTATATGCTCGGCGCCGCGGACTGAGTCCGTGAGGCGCGGCTTCCTGCAATCGACGACGGTCCGGCTGGCGCTGGCGCTGTTGCTCGTCCAGGTCGCGGCGCTCGCGCTGGGACTGACGATCATCCACCGCTTCACCGAAGCGACGATCCTCGCCGACGCGCGCACCGCCGCCGAGGTCGCGCGCGACGACTTCGCCGAGGAATATCGGCGCGAGGGCGAGGCCGGGCTCGTCCGCACGATCCGCGATCGGCTCGCAGCACGCGACGACCAGAATTTCGTCGTGCTGCTGAAGGGTCCCGGTGGCGCGCCGGTCGCCGGCAACCTCACGCAATGGCCCGCGACCGTCGGCCCGGCCGAGCCTTGGCGGCGAATCAGCCTGTTCCGCGCGGGCGGGCTCGCCGCCGAGGAGATGGGGATCGTCACGACCCGCCTCCCCGACGGCCGCGTGCTGCTGACCGGCGAAGTGCTCGAAGCGCAGGCGCAGCTCGCGCGGGCGAGCCAGGCGGCGTTCCTTTACGCACTCGCGGCGGGAATCCTGCTCGCAGCGATCGTCGCGGCGCTGGCCGCCTGGATATTGGCGCGCCGCGTCGACGCATTCGCCCGCGCCGCCGCGGCGATCGCGGGCGGGAAGCTCGACGCGCGCGTGGAGCGCGATGAGACCGGCGACGCCTTCGACCGGCTCGGCGTGTCGATCAACGCGATGCTCGACCGGATCGAAACGCTGGTCGGCGAACTGCGCATGGTCACCGATTCGATGGCGCACGATCTGCGTTCGCCGGTGTCGCGATTGAAGGCCGTGCTCGAACAGGCGCTCGGCCGCACGCGGGACGAAACCGCCGCCACCGCGCTCGCGGGCGCGATCGACGAGGCCGACAGCCTGCACCGCCTGCTCGATACCGCGCTCGAGATCAGCCGCGCCGAGGCGGGGATCGGCCGCGACCAGTTCGCACGCTTCGCGCTCACGCCGCTGCTCGAAGACCTCGCCGAAGTCTATGGACCGCTCGCCGAAGACGAAGGCTTCGCGATCCATGTCGATTCCCCCGGCGAACTCGATGTCATCGCGCACCGCGAAATGCTGCTCCGCGCGCTGTCGAACCTGATCGACAATGCGCTCAAATATGGCGGCGGCGGCTCGGTCATCCGGCTCGCGGCAGCCCGCGGGGAAGGGAGCGAGATCGCGCTGTCGGTCGCCGACGACGGTCCCGGCATTCCCGAAGACCGCATCGGCGAGGCGGCGAAACGCTTCGTCCGGCTCGACCCCGCACGCGGCGGTTCGGGCGCGGGACTCGGCCTGTCGCTCGTCGAGACGATCGCGCACATGCACGACGGGCGCATGACGATCGCACGCGCCGCTCCGCGCGGCACGATCGTCACGCTCTGCCTGCCGATCGCTTCGGATTGACGCCGAAGCCGACCGGACCGCGCTAGGCGGGGCGCGCGGCCGCAGCCAATCTAAGGGCGTGAGCGAACAGGGCGCCCATATCCATCTGATCCTTCCCGACGCCGTCGAGCGCGCGGCCTGTTTCCGCACCCTCGCCGACCGGCCCGGACGGATCGTCCGCAGCTTCGCGAGCGGCGACGCCTGGATCGAGGCGGGCGCCGACGCCGACTGCGCGATCCTGCTTTTCCACTGGCGCCAGCCCGGCGGCGTCGGCGGCGAAGCGCTGCTCGGCCGGATCGGCTGGCGAAGCGACATCACCGCCTTCGTTGCCGCGAGCCGGCTGACGATCGCCGAAAGCCGCGCGATCCTGCGCGGCGGCGCGCATGACCTGCTCGCCGCGCCGCTCGACCCGCGCATCGTCCGCCGCACGATCGACGGCGCGGTCGCCGATTGGGCAGCGCGAGGCGCGGCGCTCGCGCGGCGGCGCGAGGCCGAAACCCGGCTCGCCGCGCTGACCCCGCGCGAGCGCGACATATTGGACGCGATCGCCGCCGGGCTCGGCAACAAGGCGATCGCGCGGCGGCTCGACCTCAGCCCGCGCACGGTCGAGGTCCACCGCGCGAACATCATGCGGCGCACCGATGCGGGCAGCGTCGCCGAACTGCTCCGACTCGCCTTCATCGCCGAGCTGGCGACGAACAATCATCTCCATAACGGAGCGGCTAGCCATTTTGGCGCGGCCATCAAGGCGGCGCGGCGCCTATAAGGAAAAGCGAACGGACGGTTGCCTTTGAGTTGGTCCCCATCGGCATCGCCGTTCGTGCCCGCGATCAACCCCACCTGATCGCGGGATCCCAGGCGGGACCGGCGGAGGATGTTCCACCTCCGCCGGTTCCAAACCGGCCGGGGTTGATCCTATCGGGAAACCAGCGCGCGCTGCTCGGCGCGGCCCATCGACAGCAGGATCGGATCGGCCGCCTGCCGCGCCATGAAATCACTCTTGCTTGCGATTCCCTGCCACGCGATGCCGATCAGCGCCTGCGCGATCGCGCCGCCCAGCGTGTCGCCGGGGCCGGGCAGGATGACGACGTCGGGCGCGAACTCCCTGACCGCGACCTCGACCGACAGCGCGAAATCATAGGGCGCGAGAATCTGGTGGCCGAAGGTGTAATCCCATATCTCCGCCGGATCGGACGCAAAGCGCCGCCAGATATGGCCGCGCCCGTCGACCAGCGGAATCGCCGGCGCGCCGAACAGCGACGCGGGCAATTCGGCCTTCGCCTTCTCCGAACTGCCGATCATCAACGGCGTGTGGAACGGCCCATGCCCCGCAAGCCGCAGCGGATCGCGCCCCGGCACCGGCGGCGCTTCGGCGAGCAGCGCGGCAAGGCCCGCCTCATCGCCCGCGAGCACGAGCATCCCCGCGAGGTCGATCGACAGTGCCAATGCATGGCCCGGCCGCGCCCCGATGTCGGCGACGAGCGCGAGCAATGTCTCGCGCAGGCCCGGCACCGGCCGCCAATCCTCGTCGACGATCTGCAGCAATATCTGCCCGCCGGGCCCGTGCGTCTGGCTGTTGAGCCCCATCGCATTGCTGATCCGGAAGCCGTCTTCGATCGCCACCGCGCCGCCGATCGCGAGGGCACTGTACCAACCCATCGAATTGCCGAGCGCCGCGACGACGTCGTATTTTTCCCGGTCGATACTCAGCCAGTCGAGCGCGGTCGCGGCATAGATCAGCGGCGCCGCGACATCGCCGCGCATATGCGCCGCGACGCTGAAACGCTCGGCCCCGTCGAGTTCGCTGACGGTCGGCTGGCCGCGTGTCCGGCGCTGCGCGTCGAAATTCGCGATCAGATCGGGAAAGCGCGTGCCGTGGAACCGCGCGATGCTACCAAGCTCGCCCTTGCCATAGGTGCCGCGCCCCGGCGCGACGACGATCGCGGTCTTCTGTTCGCCCATCACCAGCCCCTCTTCCCGGCCCCGTGCCCCTGCGAAAGCAGGGGCCCATCATCGAGCCTGACGGCATCGAGCGACCGGCTCCGTAAAACGAAAGCATCGGAGATGGGCCCCTGCTTTCGCAGGGGCACGGGCCGGGATATGATCATCGCGCCAGCAACTCCCTCGCTGCCGCCACGATCGAATCGCGGCTCGGCAGCGTCAGCGTCGCCGCCTTGCCCAGCGGGATGAAGCTGTCGTCGGCGGCGAGGCGCGCGAGCGTCTTCTCCGGCGTCTGTTCGACGAACAGCGCCATCAGCGCTTCGCTCTGCGACCCGGTGATGCGGCATTCGTCGACGATCAGGATGCGCTTCGCATCGCCGACCGCGGCAACCAGCGCCTCCTCGTTCACCGGATTCAGCCAGCGGAGGTCGATCACGCGCGCTTTCACACCATCGGCGGCGAGCAGTTTCTCGGCCTGACGCGACAAATAATATCCATTGCCATAGGTAACGATCGCAAGGTCGGTGCCGTCGCCATGCACCCCGACCTCGCCGAGCCGGATCGGCGCGCCTTCGCCCGGC
Proteins encoded in this window:
- a CDS encoding response regulator transcription factor; translation: MSQKILVVEDDPTTADFIVKSLTGEGFVVDHAADGRDGLFHATDGSYDAIVLDRMLPGMDGMAVLAALRAAKVATPVLILSNLGAVDARVEGLTSGANDYLVKPFAFSELLARLKLLIARPSGGTQVETILSCEDLEMNLLSRRVTRAGRRIELQPREFRLLEYLLRHKEQVVTRTMMLEGVWEYHFDPGTNVVDVHVSRLRRKVDDGFARPLVHTIRGAGYMLGAAD
- a CDS encoding HAMP domain-containing sensor histidine kinase; translated protein: MRRGFLQSTTVRLALALLLVQVAALALGLTIIHRFTEATILADARTAAEVARDDFAEEYRREGEAGLVRTIRDRLAARDDQNFVVLLKGPGGAPVAGNLTQWPATVGPAEPWRRISLFRAGGLAAEEMGIVTTRLPDGRVLLTGEVLEAQAQLARASQAAFLYALAAGILLAAIVAALAAWILARRVDAFARAAAAIAGGKLDARVERDETGDAFDRLGVSINAMLDRIETLVGELRMVTDSMAHDLRSPVSRLKAVLEQALGRTRDETAATALAGAIDEADSLHRLLDTALEISRAEAGIGRDQFARFALTPLLEDLAEVYGPLAEDEGFAIHVDSPGELDVIAHREMLLRALSNLIDNALKYGGGGSVIRLAAARGEGSEIALSVADDGPGIPEDRIGEAAKRFVRLDPARGGSGAGLGLSLVETIAHMHDGRMTIARAAPRGTIVTLCLPIASD
- a CDS encoding ACP S-malonyltransferase, producing the protein MGEQKTAIVVAPGRGTYGKGELGSIARFHGTRFPDLIANFDAQRRTRGQPTVSELDGAERFSVAAHMRGDVAAPLIYAATALDWLSIDREKYDVVAALGNSMGWYSALAIGGAVAIEDGFRISNAMGLNSQTHGPGGQILLQIVDEDWRPVPGLRETLLALVADIGARPGHALALSIDLAGMLVLAGDEAGLAALLAEAPPVPGRDPLRLAGHGPFHTPLMIGSSEKAKAELPASLFGAPAIPLVDGRGHIWRRFASDPAEIWDYTFGHQILAPYDFALSVEVAVREFAPDVVILPGPGDTLGGAIAQALIGIAWQGIASKSDFMARQAADPILLSMGRAEQRALVSR
- the mprF gene encoding bifunctional lysylphosphatidylglycerol flippase/synthetase MprF — translated: MTPKEDWARIGARAMAWSRANKRLLSILAALAIAMLGLSALFGLLHSVRPRAIRHAFDALSAAQIFGALALTATSYLLLTLYDCFALSVLGKRLPWRTAALASFTSYALSHNLGLALLTGGSARYRVYRAAGLGGGEIGSVIALASLAFWSGVILLAGLAAAASTHISPILHWGLSLSSLHVAGMVIVALCCIPPLLRAFGVEAIEVGGWRTPIPGPAMSAAMTLVAALDLAAASAALYILLPAPDPSAWPLFFLGYALAIVAALVSHVPGGLGVFEAVVIATVPGDKAELLAALLAYRVLYYLLPLLLAALLLAWHESRAWHAPARELAAAGQSLLRELAPPLLAALVFAGGLILLLSGSTPGDAARMHALKHLVPLPFVEASHFAASLSGTLLLFLAPGLLRRLDGAFVATRVLLVAAILFSLAKGFDYEEALILSGIATALQWSRPAFYRQTSLIDAPLSTGWIAAALTAILASVFAGFFAYKHVAYDSSLWWQFSLRGDAPRFLRALFGIAVLLAGLALWRLFAPSPRAARTAAVGFDQLAPALALADHTDAFLAFTGDKRFLLADESDAFLMYRVEGANWIVMGDPVGNEARWSDLLWKLRERADAAQGRLLLYQIGARTLPHAIDLGLAIVKYGEEARVELADFTLAGPHAKTLRHAERRAVQDGASFAVLSPAEVPDHVAELKAVSDDWLRAKGQREKAFSLGSFDPAYMAHFPCAVVRIGGRVVAFANILATANREEMSVDLMRHVANLPYGVMDYLFIRLMEYARAEGYRRFTLGIAPLAGIDGRKLAPAWARGAAFLFRHGEMLYGFGGLRSYKAKFATRWEPRYVAGPRGMAFARSMAAVHRIVSRPPAGKKAAPSSLVLA
- a CDS encoding response regulator transcription factor — translated: MSEQGAHIHLILPDAVERAACFRTLADRPGRIVRSFASGDAWIEAGADADCAILLFHWRQPGGVGGEALLGRIGWRSDITAFVAASRLTIAESRAILRGGAHDLLAAPLDPRIVRRTIDGAVADWAARGAALARRREAETRLAALTPRERDILDAIAAGLGNKAIARRLDLSPRTVEVHRANIMRRTDAGSVAELLRLAFIAELATNNHLHNGAASHFGAAIKAARRL
- a CDS encoding PDZ domain-containing protein translates to MPPAGALLLTLAAVIALAIHLVAPPHRQRSDQLPGLTYEAKRRAPRAPLALVVTSVQDNGPAAKADIAAGDVIDGIDGRPIASLSSVGRAVRSDARNGPLLHIRHKGESRYKHLPGRAPSVRPKEPHVAKDSRRRR